The bacterium DNA segment GCGCGGCGACGCGACGATCGCGCTGACGATGGTCTGCCGCGCCCTGCCGAAGCTGCGCCAGTTCGCGCCGGAGTTTCGGGGCCTCGACGTCGCGCGTCTCGTGAACGACCTGCTCTACGTGCGGGACCAGCTGCTCGCGCTCGGCGAAGCGCACGTCGCGGAGTTCGATCCGCGCCAACTGCCCCGTCTGCACGGCCCGGCGGCGGACGAACGGCGGCGCGCCGGCCGCCGCGCGGTGTTCGGCG contains these protein-coding regions:
- a CDS encoding DUF309 domain-containing protein, with translation MAGTRILPAGMRRGVALFNEGRYYAAHEEMELAWRATLGEERLFYQGLIQAAVALWRVTRGDATIALTMVCRALPKLRQFAPEFRGLDVARLVNDLLYVRDQLLALGEAHVAEFDPRQLPRLHGPAADERRRAGRRAVFGGVR